In a genomic window of Streptomyces sp. NBC_01231:
- a CDS encoding PPOX class F420-dependent oxidoreductase gives MTQDAKDAKDAKDAKDAKDAKDAKDAKDAKDAKDAQDPAPDALLRLLSDGHGGVLVTLKRDGRPQLSNVSHAYYPDERIIRISITDDRAKTRNLRRDPRASYHVTSADRWAYTVAEGTAELSPVAKDPHDETVTELVRLYRDVQGDHPDWDDYRAAMVRDRRLVLRLKVERAYGIPARADRG, from the coding sequence ATGACTCAGGACGCGAAGGACGCGAAGGACGCGAAGGACGCGAAGGACGCGAAGGACGCGAAGGACGCGAAGGACGCGAAGGACGCGAAGGACGCGAAGGACGCCCAGGACCCGGCACCGGACGCACTGCTCCGGTTGCTCTCCGACGGCCACGGCGGGGTGTTGGTGACCCTCAAGCGTGACGGTCGGCCCCAGCTGTCGAACGTCAGCCACGCCTACTACCCGGACGAGCGGATCATCCGGATCTCGATCACCGACGACCGCGCCAAGACCCGCAACCTGCGCCGCGACCCGCGTGCCTCCTACCACGTGACCAGCGCCGACCGGTGGGCGTACACCGTCGCCGAGGGCACGGCCGAGCTCTCGCCCGTGGCCAAGGACCCGCACGACGAAACCGTGACCGAGCTCGTCCGCCTCTACCGCGACGTCCAGGGCGACCACCCGGACTGGGACGACTACCGGGCCGCCATGGTCCGCGACCGTCGCCTGGTGCTGCGGTTGAAGGTGGAGCGGGCGTACGGGATCCCGGCGCGCGCCGACCGGGGCTGA